One uncultured Pseudodesulfovibrio sp. genomic window carries:
- a CDS encoding glucan biosynthesis protein D, with protein sequence MAFSHTLHPTLHRLRAIAAMLFILAGLTFFALPGMAEAASAEPFDYAALKGQARALAGQPYADHEGEIPEAVADMTWDQYQAIHFNKDHALWRGTESKFQATLFHLGLYFKRPVAIYELKDGKAERIAYDAGLFDYGKSGIDPDKLPEDMGFAGFRLQFSPDWVRDVVAFLGASYFRAVGKEMQYGLSARGLAVDTALNRPEEFPVFTAFWLERPKPGSDTATVYALLDSPSVTGAYRFDITPGDQLAMRVDAALYPRKPIERLGIAPLTSMFMVGENDRRTGYDWRPEIHDSDGLALHTGAGEWLWRPLNNPRSLRFNAYMDENPKGFGLLQRDQKFDHYQDDGVYYDKRPGLWVVPRGNWGKGFVDLVEIPALDETFDNIVAFWNPAEPVVPGQELLFSYDLFWGTASPGPVKLARVVDTFTGLGGAVGQRRTHYSKRFVVDFSGGQLAGLGKDAQVKASIRTSAGEVELASVLPLHSINGYRVRFDLVPPDETENPINLRMTLTSGGKTLTETWTYQWSPPPANERELHNAGHLQ encoded by the coding sequence ATGGCCTTTTCACATACTCTGCATCCGACTCTGCATCGCCTGCGAGCGATTGCGGCAATGCTGTTCATCCTGGCGGGTCTGACCTTTTTCGCTCTGCCCGGTATGGCAGAGGCCGCGTCCGCCGAACCCTTTGATTATGCCGCGCTCAAGGGACAGGCCCGGGCCCTGGCTGGGCAGCCGTACGCCGACCACGAGGGCGAGATTCCCGAAGCGGTGGCGGACATGACCTGGGACCAGTACCAGGCCATCCATTTCAATAAGGACCACGCCTTGTGGCGCGGCACGGAATCGAAATTCCAGGCCACGCTGTTCCATCTGGGGCTGTACTTCAAGCGGCCCGTGGCCATCTATGAACTCAAGGACGGCAAGGCCGAGCGGATCGCTTACGACGCCGGGCTGTTCGACTACGGCAAGTCCGGGATCGATCCGGACAAGCTGCCCGAAGACATGGGGTTTGCGGGCTTTCGTCTGCAATTTTCGCCGGACTGGGTGCGCGATGTGGTCGCCTTCCTGGGAGCGAGCTATTTCCGCGCCGTGGGCAAGGAGATGCAGTACGGTCTGTCCGCGCGCGGCCTTGCCGTGGATACGGCCTTGAACCGCCCCGAGGAGTTTCCGGTCTTCACCGCCTTCTGGCTGGAGCGGCCCAAACCGGGCAGCGATACGGCCACGGTCTACGCCCTGCTCGATTCGCCCAGCGTGACCGGAGCGTACCGTTTCGACATCACGCCCGGCGATCAGCTCGCCATGCGTGTGGACGCGGCACTGTATCCGCGCAAACCCATCGAGCGGCTGGGTATCGCTCCGCTGACCAGCATGTTCATGGTCGGCGAGAACGACCGGCGCACCGGCTACGACTGGCGGCCCGAGATTCATGACTCGGATGGTCTGGCCCTGCACACCGGCGCGGGCGAGTGGCTCTGGCGGCCCCTGAACAATCCGCGCTCCCTGCGCTTCAACGCGTATATGGACGAGAACCCCAAGGGCTTCGGCCTGTTGCAGCGCGACCAGAAGTTCGACCACTATCAGGACGACGGCGTGTACTACGACAAGCGGCCCGGCCTGTGGGTGGTCCCACGCGGCAACTGGGGCAAGGGGTTTGTGGATCTGGTGGAGATTCCGGCCCTGGACGAGACTTTCGACAACATCGTGGCCTTCTGGAACCCCGCCGAACCCGTGGTTCCCGGCCAGGAACTGCTTTTCAGCTACGATCTGTTCTGGGGCACTGCCTCGCCCGGCCCCGTCAAGCTGGCCCGCGTGGTCGATACCTTCACCGGACTGGGCGGTGCAGTGGGGCAGCGTCGGACGCACTACAGCAAACGGTTCGTGGTCGATTTCTCGGGCGGCCAACTGGCCGGTCTGGGCAAGGATGCCCAGGTCAAGGCGTCCATCAGGACGTCGGCGGGCGAAGTCGAGCTGGCCTCGGTCCTGCCGCTTCATTCGATCAACGGCTACCGCGTCCGCTTCGATCTGGTCCCGCCCGACGAGACCGAGAACCCGATCAACCTGCGCATGACCCTGACCTCGGGCGGCAAGACCCTGACCGAGACCTGGACCTACCAATGGAGCCCGCCGCCCGCAAATGAGCGGGAATTGCACAACGCCGGACACCTGCAATAA
- a CDS encoding DUF805 domain-containing protein, protein MEKALPAYNSSWRHILFGFEGRCNRRDYCFKYCLPLILFIVAVITYKINAPRPEVPIHETPIGKVVLLFLQLLTTWMFIAVGKKRCQDMEKSPGFLVYSVVPIFNIYCLCVLAFKSGTPGPNKYGLPYGKTSTE, encoded by the coding sequence ATGGAGAAAGCACTGCCAGCATATAACAGCTCTTGGCGGCATATTCTGTTCGGATTTGAAGGGCGTTGTAATCGTAGGGATTATTGTTTTAAATATTGCTTGCCACTCATTTTGTTTATTGTTGCAGTTATTACGTATAAGATTAACGCTCCAAGGCCTGAAGTTCCCATACATGAAACGCCCATTGGCAAGGTGGTATTGCTTTTCCTTCAGTTGTTGACAACATGGATGTTCATCGCTGTCGGCAAGAAAAGATGCCAAGACATGGAAAAATCCCCTGGCTTCTTGGTTTATAGCGTTGTTCCAATATTTAATATTTATTGCTTATGTGTTCTAGCCTTCAAAAGTGGCACCCCCGGCCCTAATAAGTACGGCCTACCATATGGGAAAACATCAACAGAATAG
- a CDS encoding TIGR00730 family Rossman fold protein has protein sequence MSRELKRICVYLGSNPGNNPAYVAAAEAVGRELASRGIGLVYGGSSTGLMGRLADACLAGGGEVIGVIPKRLVEKEIAHQGLTESHVVNSMHERKQLMADFSDGFITLPGGIGTLEEFFEVLTWNQIGYLAKPCGLLDVNGYYTCLADHMDRMVEEGFLLAAHRRMVLTSPDPGELIDMFAEYDPPQVDKWIEMKKGL, from the coding sequence ATGAGCCGGGAGCTGAAACGCATCTGCGTTTACCTGGGGTCCAACCCCGGGAACAACCCGGCGTACGTGGCCGCGGCCGAAGCGGTCGGTCGCGAACTGGCCTCGCGCGGTATCGGCCTGGTCTACGGCGGGTCCTCCACCGGACTCATGGGCAGGCTGGCCGACGCCTGTCTGGCCGGAGGCGGCGAGGTCATAGGGGTCATCCCCAAGCGGCTGGTTGAAAAGGAGATCGCCCATCAGGGACTGACCGAGTCCCACGTGGTCAACTCCATGCACGAGCGCAAGCAGCTCATGGCCGATTTCTCGGACGGGTTCATCACCCTGCCCGGCGGCATAGGCACGCTCGAGGAGTTCTTCGAGGTCCTGACGTGGAATCAGATCGGCTACCTCGCCAAGCCCTGCGGCCTGCTGGACGTAAATGGCTACTACACCTGTCTGGCCGACCACATGGACCGCATGGTCGAGGAAGGCTTTCTGCTGGCCGCACACCGGCGCATGGTCCTGACCAGCCCGGACCCCGGCGAGCTGATCGACATGTTCGCCGAATACGATCCGCCACAGGTGGACAAATGGATTGAAATGAAAAAGGGCCTCTAA
- a CDS encoding low specificity L-threonine aldolase: protein MSDLKSFASDNNSGAHPAIMEAVVRVNTGHLKSYGDDELSIHTDEVFKEFFGSQARIHYVTTGTAANVLGLRSVTHTYNSVLCAEQAHINNDECGAPEAFGGIKLVPIPSPDGKLTPGMIAPYLGHIGFVHASQPKVISITQPTEVGKLYTLKEIEDLVEFAHDRDLLVHMDGARLANACAALDCSFFDMTTALDVDFISFGGTKNGCLMGEAVIFLNPDIGHGFSYLRKQAMQLVSKMRFVSAQLEAYLKDDLWLKNAQNANAMAKRLAEKAGAIDGVTIKGTVDCNSLFAHIPTEATEILLKKYYFYVWNEHDQTVRWMTSWATTKEMVDEFVEDLRKAVEASK from the coding sequence ATGAGTGATTTGAAATCTTTTGCCAGCGATAACAACTCCGGAGCCCATCCGGCCATCATGGAAGCCGTGGTCCGGGTCAACACCGGCCACCTCAAGTCCTACGGCGACGACGAACTGTCCATCCACACCGACGAGGTGTTCAAAGAGTTCTTCGGCTCCCAGGCGCGCATCCACTACGTGACCACCGGCACGGCGGCCAACGTGCTGGGTCTGCGCTCCGTGACCCACACCTACAACTCGGTGCTCTGCGCCGAGCAGGCCCACATCAACAACGACGAGTGCGGCGCACCCGAGGCCTTCGGCGGCATCAAGCTGGTGCCCATCCCGTCCCCGGACGGCAAGCTGACCCCGGGCATGATCGCCCCGTATCTCGGCCACATCGGCTTCGTGCACGCCTCCCAGCCCAAGGTCATCTCCATCACCCAGCCCACCGAGGTCGGCAAGCTCTACACCCTCAAGGAGATCGAGGACCTGGTGGAGTTCGCCCACGACCGCGACCTGCTGGTGCACATGGACGGCGCCCGCCTGGCCAACGCCTGCGCGGCCCTGGACTGCTCCTTTTTCGACATGACCACCGCGCTCGACGTGGACTTCATCTCGTTCGGCGGGACCAAGAACGGCTGCCTCATGGGCGAGGCCGTAATCTTCCTCAACCCGGACATCGGTCACGGTTTCTCCTACCTGCGCAAGCAGGCCATGCAACTGGTCTCCAAGATGCGCTTCGTCTCGGCCCAGCTGGAGGCCTACCTCAAGGACGATCTGTGGCTCAAGAACGCGCAGAATGCCAACGCCATGGCCAAACGGCTGGCCGAAAAGGCCGGGGCCATCGACGGCGTGACCATCAAGGGCACCGTGGACTGCAACTCCCTGTTCGCGCATATCCCGACCGAGGCAACGGAAATCCTGCTCAAGAAATACTACTTCTACGTCTGGAACGAACACGACCAGACCGTGCGCTGGATGACCTCCTGGGCCACCACCAAAGAGATGGTCGACGAGTTCGTGGAAGACCTGCGCAAGGCTGTCGAGGCCTCAAAATGA
- a CDS encoding GDSL-type esterase/lipase family protein: protein MITFFIGDSLTLGCGDEAGLGWPGRLASAMMHAGQDLTWYNLGVRANTTTKIRDRWKEEVTRRFLPGQNTRLVFSFGVADIANDVPTKSSFENAEAILSEAKELGPSLFIGPMPVADQDRNEHIVQLSLGFESVCERLGVPHVPVLGFLRESDTYAKALAANDNVHPKAKGYATLAEYLMQTHAVREFLGLD from the coding sequence ATGATCACCTTTTTCATCGGCGATTCCCTGACACTTGGCTGCGGCGACGAGGCCGGGCTGGGGTGGCCGGGACGACTCGCTTCCGCCATGATGCACGCCGGGCAGGACCTGACCTGGTACAACCTCGGCGTGCGCGCCAACACCACGACCAAGATCCGCGACCGCTGGAAGGAAGAGGTCACTCGCCGCTTCCTGCCCGGACAGAATACCCGGCTGGTCTTCTCCTTCGGCGTGGCCGACATCGCCAACGACGTACCGACCAAAAGCTCCTTTGAAAACGCCGAGGCCATCCTGTCCGAGGCCAAGGAACTGGGTCCGTCCCTGTTCATCGGCCCCATGCCTGTGGCTGACCAGGACAGGAACGAACACATCGTCCAACTTTCCCTGGGGTTCGAGTCCGTTTGCGAACGGCTCGGCGTGCCCCACGTACCGGTGCTCGGCTTCCTGCGCGAATCCGACACCTACGCCAAGGCCCTTGCGGCCAACGACAATGTCCACCCCAAGGCCAAGGGATACGCAACCCTGGCCGAGTATCTTATGCAAACCCACGCGGTCCGGGAATTTCTCGGGCTGGATTAA
- a CDS encoding pyridoxamine 5'-phosphate oxidase family protein, whose amino-acid sequence MRKSVTEEKTVVAEILNQAEVIWLALVDADGPYSVPVNFAVQGDTLYIHSGEKGRKAACLDSGAPLAFSVAVDMSLKTSDDNACKLGYRFRSVLGNGTPRRLTGEEKMRALDLLTVKYAGRAMPYNEKALAVTVAYAIDIASATARIKD is encoded by the coding sequence ATGCGCAAAAGCGTTACCGAAGAAAAAACCGTTGTGGCCGAGATTCTGAACCAGGCTGAAGTCATTTGGCTCGCCTTGGTGGACGCCGACGGCCCGTACTCCGTACCCGTGAATTTCGCGGTCCAGGGAGACACCCTCTACATCCACTCCGGTGAGAAAGGCCGCAAAGCCGCCTGCCTCGACTCGGGAGCCCCCCTGGCCTTTTCCGTTGCCGTGGACATGAGCCTCAAGACCAGTGACGACAACGCCTGCAAGTTGGGGTATCGTTTCCGTTCGGTCCTGGGCAACGGCACTCCGCGCCGTCTCACCGGCGAGGAAAAGATGCGCGCCCTGGACCTGCTTACGGTCAAGTACGCGGGCCGCGCCATGCCCTACAATGAAAAGGCCCTGGCCGTCACCGTCGCCTACGCCATCGACATCGCGTCCGCCACCGCGCGGATCAAGGACTAG
- a CDS encoding TIGR04283 family arsenosugar biosynthesis glycosyltransferase — MDPKATSARSISVIIPVYGESAIINRTVRQVRESAVGRETEIVVADGGPGHRTLAALNAPDVIGVCCPPGRGVQMNAGAAVATGDVLLFLHADTLLPDNWPDAVDRAFDVGRARAGAFSLAIDSHRLSLAVVARFANLRTRLERIPYGDQAPFIQRALFRELGGFEPIPIMEDVDLFRRLKRGGQPIAVLKERVLTSARRWEKDGVVRRTLGNWRLRLRYALGAAPDELARFYKPDGDE; from the coding sequence ATGGACCCGAAGGCAACCTCCGCACGTTCCATTTCCGTGATCATCCCGGTGTACGGGGAATCGGCGATCATCAACCGGACCGTTCGGCAGGTGCGTGAATCCGCTGTCGGACGTGAAACCGAGATCGTGGTGGCTGACGGCGGACCGGGCCACCGGACCCTGGCCGCGCTGAATGCCCCGGATGTGATCGGGGTGTGCTGCCCCCCTGGCCGGGGCGTGCAGATGAACGCGGGCGCGGCCGTAGCTACCGGCGATGTCTTGCTTTTTCTGCATGCGGACACCCTGTTGCCTGACAACTGGCCTGATGCCGTGGACCGTGCTTTCGACGTCGGGCGCGCTCGGGCCGGAGCCTTTTCCCTGGCCATCGATTCCCACCGTCTTTCCCTGGCTGTGGTCGCCAGGTTCGCGAATCTGCGTACGCGGCTTGAGCGTATTCCCTACGGCGATCAGGCACCGTTCATCCAAAGGGCGCTGTTCCGCGAATTGGGCGGATTCGAGCCCATCCCGATCATGGAGGATGTAGACCTGTTCCGGCGGCTCAAGCGTGGGGGGCAACCCATCGCCGTGCTGAAGGAGCGCGTCCTGACCTCCGCCAGACGGTGGGAGAAGGACGGCGTGGTCCGGCGGACACTGGGCAACTGGCGGCTGCGGCTGCGCTACGCGCTGGGCGCCGCACCTGACGAACTGGCCCGGTTCTACAAGCCCGACGGGGATGAGTGA
- a CDS encoding TIGR04282 family arsenosugar biosynthesis glycosyltransferase, giving the protein MRDCLLFFVRYPEPGNVKTRLVGPASPETVAEFYRALVEDLLDRFGQELGADLILCFTPAERQREMLEWLGPTRRLLPQRGKELGERMTNGFADAFTMGYDRAVLIGSDIPCLTSAIIRQGLDALKPERVCLGPAEDGGYYLVGFHRDGFLPELFDEPEWGGRGVFTRALERLAEAGTKVSVLERLTDLDTVADLGNMLDSPDCPLQGRVLELARRVAGR; this is encoded by the coding sequence ATGCGCGACTGTCTGTTGTTTTTTGTTCGCTATCCCGAGCCGGGAAACGTCAAGACCCGGCTGGTCGGCCCGGCCTCACCAGAGACGGTGGCCGAATTCTACAGGGCGCTTGTCGAGGATCTGCTTGATCGTTTCGGCCAGGAGCTTGGCGCGGATCTGATCCTCTGCTTTACCCCTGCGGAGCGGCAACGGGAGATGCTGGAGTGGCTTGGCCCAACTCGGCGGCTTCTGCCCCAGCGAGGGAAAGAGCTGGGCGAACGCATGACCAACGGTTTCGCGGACGCCTTCACCATGGGCTATGATCGGGCTGTCCTGATAGGGAGTGATATCCCGTGCCTGACGTCCGCTATCATTCGTCAGGGGCTCGACGCACTCAAGCCGGAACGGGTCTGCCTGGGACCTGCTGAAGACGGCGGCTATTACCTGGTCGGCTTTCACCGAGACGGGTTCCTCCCGGAGCTGTTCGACGAGCCCGAGTGGGGCGGTCGCGGGGTGTTTACTCGGGCTCTGGAACGGTTGGCCGAGGCTGGCACGAAGGTATCGGTACTTGAGCGGCTGACGGATTTGGATACCGTTGCGGATCTGGGCAATATGCTCGATTCGCCGGATTGTCCGCTGCAAGGGCGTGTTCTGGAGCTGGCCCGGCGGGTGGCCGGACGCTGA
- the nhaA gene encoding Na+/H+ antiporter NhaA, whose product MTRPEDRPLPVHYVLSSFDKFFRMEAAGGIALMACTIVALVWANSPWAASYDGLWQTRLTVGVGGWVLSKPALLWINDGLMAIFFFLVGLEIKRELLVGGLSTPSQTIMPVAAAVGGMVVPALIFFGLNAGHESISGWGIPMATDIAFALGIMSLLGSRVPVGLKIFLTAVAIVDDIGAILVIAIFYTASLNLTALFVGLAGLAFMAVLNLRWRIRHSIPYLVIGVVVWFAFLLSGIHATIAGVLAAMTIPAGTRMNCSTFVEELREAAGVFEMAMTPGKNVLTNKEQQMALHSMEHAYEAATTPLQNIEHALHPWVSFFIMPIFALANAGVSLDAEVFRELLTPVSLGVFLGLVVGKQIGVTGACWLVSKLGLAAFPDRTTLIHLWGAACLAGVGFTMSIFIGNLAFDEGTSLVALAKIAILFASLVSGVLGYLVLRYFAPDGSADGPDNISQA is encoded by the coding sequence ATGACCCGACCCGAGGACAGGCCGCTGCCCGTTCACTACGTACTCAGTTCCTTTGACAAGTTCTTCCGCATGGAGGCCGCCGGCGGCATCGCTCTCATGGCCTGCACCATCGTCGCTCTGGTATGGGCCAATTCGCCATGGGCCGCGTCCTACGACGGGCTGTGGCAGACACGATTGACCGTGGGCGTGGGCGGCTGGGTTTTGTCCAAGCCTGCGCTGCTGTGGATCAACGACGGGCTCATGGCCATCTTCTTCTTTCTGGTGGGGCTGGAGATCAAGCGCGAACTGTTGGTGGGCGGGTTGTCCACGCCGAGCCAGACCATCATGCCCGTAGCCGCTGCCGTGGGCGGCATGGTCGTGCCCGCGCTCATTTTCTTCGGTCTGAATGCTGGCCACGAGTCCATCTCCGGCTGGGGTATCCCCATGGCCACGGACATCGCGTTCGCACTGGGCATCATGTCCCTGTTGGGCAGCCGTGTTCCGGTTGGGCTCAAGATTTTCCTGACCGCCGTGGCCATTGTGGACGACATCGGAGCCATCCTGGTCATTGCCATTTTTTACACCGCCTCCCTGAATCTGACGGCCCTGTTCGTGGGGTTGGCCGGGCTGGCCTTCATGGCCGTGCTCAACCTGCGGTGGCGCATCCGCCACTCCATTCCGTACCTGGTTATCGGGGTGGTGGTCTGGTTCGCCTTCCTGCTGTCCGGTATCCACGCGACCATCGCGGGCGTGCTGGCGGCCATGACCATCCCTGCCGGGACGCGCATGAACTGCTCCACCTTTGTGGAGGAACTGCGCGAAGCGGCTGGTGTCTTCGAAATGGCCATGACCCCGGGCAAGAACGTGCTGACCAACAAGGAGCAGCAGATGGCCCTGCACTCCATGGAGCATGCCTACGAGGCGGCCACCACGCCGCTGCAGAACATCGAGCACGCCCTGCACCCGTGGGTATCGTTCTTCATCATGCCGATCTTCGCTTTGGCCAACGCGGGCGTATCCCTGGACGCGGAGGTCTTCCGCGAACTGCTCACCCCGGTCTCCCTCGGTGTGTTCCTGGGGCTGGTGGTCGGCAAGCAGATCGGCGTGACCGGGGCGTGCTGGCTGGTCAGCAAGCTCGGTCTGGCCGCTTTCCCGGACCGGACCACACTGATACATCTGTGGGGCGCGGCCTGTCTGGCGGGCGTCGGCTTTACCATGTCCATCTTCATCGGCAACCTCGCTTTTGACGAGGGCACCTCGCTGGTGGCCCTTGCCAAGATAGCCATCCTGTTTGCCTCATTGGTCTCCGGCGTGCTGGGCTATCTGGTGCTCCGGTATTTTGCCCCGGATGGTTCGGCGGATGGTCCGGACAACATTTCCCAGGCCTGA
- the mnmE gene encoding tRNA uridine-5-carboxymethylaminomethyl(34) synthesis GTPase MnmE, which produces MLDPRLSQDTIAAIATPPGDGGVGIIRISGARALEIARKLFRPVNPAFTDFLPYRLHYGHIIDETGADLDDVLCAFMPGPRSYTGEALVEINCHGGRAVLGAVLQEALNHGARLAERGEFTYRAFMNGRMDLSQAEAVAEMIHAPTKAAMHLAQVKLSGLLGNKIAELRARLEELRAQLAVAVDFPDEELECLSPEELIDTVEALRGEIAGLLKAVDRTRAWREGALAVLAGRVNAGKSSLMNALLGRNRAIVTDQPGTTRDYLEETLNLDGLSIRLADTAGIRATDDLVEAAGLTMGRELMDRADLVLILMDGSAPVDDEILDAARRTGPEKGLAVLNKADLDTFDETNSASLTDLGFETVTVSAKTGKGLDILSSRIRERILKGAGQPDPDELAPNARQAAVLTEADRELAGLNADAGAGIPYDLLSVRLETACDVLSGITGEIASNDVLNSIFDSFCIGK; this is translated from the coding sequence ATGCTCGATCCCAGGCTCTCACAGGATACCATCGCGGCCATCGCCACCCCTCCCGGGGACGGCGGCGTGGGCATCATCCGCATCAGCGGTGCACGCGCCCTTGAAATCGCCCGCAAATTGTTCCGGCCCGTCAACCCGGCCTTCACCGATTTTCTGCCCTACCGCCTGCACTACGGCCACATAATCGACGAAACTGGCGCGGACCTCGACGACGTGCTCTGCGCCTTCATGCCCGGTCCCCGGTCCTACACCGGAGAGGCGCTCGTCGAGATCAACTGCCATGGCGGCAGAGCCGTGCTTGGCGCGGTGCTGCAGGAAGCCCTGAACCATGGAGCCCGGCTGGCTGAACGCGGCGAGTTCACCTACCGCGCCTTCATGAACGGGCGCATGGACCTGTCCCAGGCCGAGGCCGTGGCCGAGATGATCCACGCCCCGACCAAGGCCGCCATGCACCTGGCCCAGGTCAAGCTGTCCGGCCTGCTCGGAAACAAGATCGCGGAACTGCGGGCCCGGCTCGAAGAGCTGCGTGCACAGTTGGCCGTGGCCGTGGATTTCCCGGATGAAGAGCTGGAATGTCTCTCTCCGGAAGAGCTGATAGACACGGTAGAGGCCTTGCGCGGTGAGATTGCCGGACTGCTCAAGGCCGTGGACCGTACCCGCGCCTGGCGCGAAGGCGCCCTGGCCGTCCTGGCGGGTCGGGTCAACGCGGGCAAATCCAGCCTGATGAACGCCCTGCTCGGCCGTAACCGGGCCATCGTCACGGACCAACCCGGAACCACCCGCGACTACCTTGAGGAAACCCTGAATCTCGACGGGCTGTCCATCCGTCTGGCCGACACTGCGGGCATCCGGGCCACGGACGACCTCGTCGAGGCTGCCGGGCTGACCATGGGCCGGGAACTTATGGACCGTGCCGATCTTGTTCTGATCCTCATGGACGGTTCCGCACCCGTGGACGACGAAATTTTGGACGCGGCCCGACGCACTGGCCCGGAAAAGGGACTGGCCGTCCTGAACAAGGCGGACCTCGATACCTTTGACGAAACCAACAGCGCGTCTCTGACCGATCTGGGCTTCGAGACCGTGACCGTGTCGGCCAAGACCGGCAAGGGGCTGGATATTCTGTCTTCCCGCATCCGGGAGCGCATCCTCAAGGGCGCGGGCCAACCCGACCCGGACGAGCTTGCGCCCAATGCCCGACAGGCTGCCGTGCTGACCGAAGCCGACCGCGAACTGGCCGGTCTGAACGCCGACGCAGGCGCTGGCATCCCCTACGACCTTCTGAGCGTACGCCTGGAAACCGCCTGTGACGTTCTCTCCGGCATCACCGGCGAAATCGCGTCCAACGACGTGCTCAACTCCATCTTCGACTCGTTCTGCATAGGAAAATAG